A window of Hippoglossus stenolepis isolate QCI-W04-F060 chromosome 18, HSTE1.2, whole genome shotgun sequence contains these coding sequences:
- the trim23 gene encoding E3 ubiquitin-protein ligase TRIM23, whose product MAAAAAGINKQGAVATMEPCTRHGRAAHGSTVKVLECGVCEDVFSLQGDKVPRLLLCGHTVCHDCLTRLPLHGRAVRCPFDRQVTELGDSGVWGLKKNFALLELLERLQNGASNQSGMAEDALKGMGECIIRCDEDESHTASMYCTVCATHLCAECSQLTHSTRTLAKHRRVPLADKPHEKTLCLQHQVHAIEFVCLEEPCQTGPLMCCVCKEYGKHQGHKHAVLESEANQIRASILDMAHCIRTFTDEVSEYSRKLVGIVQLIEGGEQIVEDGIGMAHTEHVPGTAESARSCVRAYFADLHETLCRQEEMALSVVDAHVRERLIWLRQQQEDMTILLSQVSTACLHCEKTLQQDDCRVVLSKQEINCLLETLQKQQHQFTELADHIQLDAGIPVTFTKDNRVHIGPKMEIRVVTLGLDGAGKTTILFKLKQDEFMQPIPTIGFNVETVEYKNLKFTIWDVGGKHKLRPLWKHYYLNTQAVVFVIDSCHRDRLMEAHSELAKLLTEKELRDALLLIFANKQDVPGAVSVEEMTELLSLHKLCCGRSWHIQGCDARSGMGLHEGLDWLSRQLVAAGVLDVA is encoded by the exons ATGGCCGCTGCCGCAGCAGGAATAAACAAGCAGGGCGCTGTGGCGACGATGGAGCCCTGCACCCGACACGGGAGGGCAGCGCATGGAAGCACGGTCAAG GTGCTggagtgtggtgtgtgtgaggacgTCTTCTCTCTGCAGGGGGACAAGGTCCCTCGTCTTTTGCTCTGTGGACACACAGTGTGCCACGATTGTCTTACCCGGCTGCCCCTTCATGGCAGAGCGGTCCGCTGCCCCTTCGACAGACAGGTCACGGAGCTGG GGGACTCTGGAGTTTGGGGGCTGAAGAAGAACTTTGCTCTGCTCGAACTCTTGGAGCGGCTCCAGAATGGAGCGTCCAACCAGTCTGGGATGGCGGAGGATGCTCTGAAAGGCATGGGAGAG TGCATAATACGGTGTGATGAGGACGAGAGCCACACGGCCTCGATGTACTGCACCGTGTGCGCCACCCACCTGTGTGCTGAGTGCTCACAACTCACCCACTCCACCCGCACCCTGGCCAAACACCGCCGGGTGCCGCTGGCGGACAAGCCTCATGAGAAGACCTTGTGCCTACAGCATCAGGTCCACGCCATCGAGTTTGTCTGTCTGGAGGAGCCCTGTCAGACTGGGCCTctcatgtgctgtgtgtgtaagGAGTACGGCAAGCACCAGGGACATAAG CATGCCGTTCTTGAGAGTGAAGCTAATCAGATCCGTGCATCCATTTTGGACATGGCCCACTGCATCCGCACCTTCACAGACGAGGTGTCCGAGTACTCGAGGAAGCTGGTGGGCATCGTGCAGCTAATAGAAGGTGGCGAGCAGATAGTAGAGGATGGAATTGGCATGGCACACACTGAACAT GTCCCCGGCACAGCAGAAAGTGCACGCTCCTGCGTGCGAGCTTACTTCGCAGACCTCCACGAGACTCTGTGTCGGCAGGAGGAGATGGCGCTGAGCGTGGTGGACGCTCACGTCAGGGAGAGGCTGATCTggctgaggcagcagcaggaggacatgaCCATCCTGCTGTCTCAGGTGTCCACCGCCTGCCTCCACTGTGAGAAAACTCTTCAGCAG GACGACTGCAGAGTTGTGCTGTCAAAGCAGGAGATCAACTGTTTGCTGGAGACACtacagaagcagcagcaccagTTCACTGAGCTGGCAGATCACATTCAGCTGGATGCTGGCATCCCTGTCACCTTCACTAAG GACAACCGGGTCCACATTGGTCCAAAGATGGAGATCCGTGTTGTGACGCTGGGGCTCGATGGAGCAGGAAAAACCACCATCCTCTTCAAGCTGAAACAAGATGAGTTCATGCAACCCATCCCAACTATCG GTTTCAATGTAGAGACAGTTGAATATAAGAACTTGAAGTTCACCATCTGGGATGTGGGAGGAAAACACAAGCTCAGACCCCTCTGGAAACACTACTATCTCAACACTCAAG CGGTGGTGTTTGTGATCGACAGCtgccacagagacagactgatggAGGCCCACAGCGAGCTCGCCAAACTACTGACAGAGAAGGAGCTGAGGGACGCCTTGTTGCTCATCTTTGCAAACAAGCAG GATGTTCCCGGCGCTGTCTCAGTGGAGGAGATGACGGAGCTGCTGAGCCTACACAAGCTGTGCTGTGGGAGGAGCTGGCACATCCAGGGCTGCGACGCCCGCAGCGGGATGGGCCTCCACGAGGGTTTGGATTGGCTCTCCAGGCAGCTGGTTGCTGCTGGTGTCCTGGACGTAGCCTAA
- the ppwd1 gene encoding peptidylprolyl isomerase domain and WD repeat-containing protein 1, with amino-acid sequence MAESENNVDLKRKADESPDAEGNGEEEEWVGPLPNEATKSKKRKVLEYERVYLANLPSAAMYERSYMHRDVISHIVCSKTDFIITASQDGHVKFWKKREDEGIEFVKHFRSHLGFLECIAVSSEGALFCSVGDDQAMKVFDVVNFDMINMLKLGFHPGQCEWIYNPGDAISTVACSEKTTGKIFVYDGRGGSDCLHVFDKMHSSPLSQMRLNPKFRVIVSADKAGMLEYWTGLPSDFKFPKHVDWEFKTDTDLYEFAKHKTYPTSLAFSSDGRKMATIASDRKVRIFRFLTGKLTRVFDESLTMFTELQQMRQQLPDMEFGRRMASERELEKVDGIRLTNIIFDETGHFVLYGTMLGIKVINVETNRCVRILGKLENIRVVQLSLFQGVAKASQVAPTVEMKASDNPALDNLTPDPTIFCTAFKKNRFYMFSKREPEDTKGADSDRDIFNEKPSKEEVMAATQAEGPKRVSDSAIIHTTMGDIHIKLFPVECPKTVENFCVHSRNSYFNGHIFHRVIKGFMIQTGDPTGTGMGGESIWGGEFEDEFHGTLRHDRPYTLSMANGGPGTNGAQFFITVVPTPWLDNKHTVFGRCTKGMEAVQRISNVKVNPKTDKPYEDISIINITIK; translated from the exons ATGGCGGAGTCAGAAAACAATGTGGATTTAAAACGAAAAGCAGATGAAAGTCCGGATGCAGAAGGaaatggagaagaggaagaatggGTCGGGCCGCTGCCCAACGAAGCCACAaagtccaagaaaagaaaag ttttggaATATGAGCGCGTCTACCTGGCCAACCTGCCTTCCGCTGCCATGTATGAGAGGAGCTACATGCACAGAGACGTTATCTCGCACATAGTTTGCTCCAA gACAGACTTCATCATCACAGCCAGCCAGGACGGCCATGTCAAGTTctggaagaagagagaggacgAGGGAATAGAGTTTGTCAAACATTTCCGGAGTCATCTCG GTTTCCTGGAGTGCATTGCAGTCAGTTCTGAGGGGGCTCTTTTCTGTTCAGTCGGTGATGATCAGGCCATGAAAGTATTTGATGTTGTCAATTTTGACATGATCAATATGCTGAAGTTGGG CTTTCATCCAGGTCAGTGTGAGTGGATCTATAATCCCGGAGATGCCATTTCCACAGTGGCCTGCTCGGAAAAAACCACAGGGAAGATCTTTGTGTATGACGGACGGGGAGGCAGCGATTGCCTCCATGTCTTCGACAAAATGCATTCCTCGCCGCTGTCCCAAATGCGCCTAAATCCCAAATTTAGAGTCATCGTTTCTGCAGACAAAGCGGGGATGCTGGAGTACTGGACCGGCCTTCCAAGTGATTTCAAGTTCCCCAAACATGTGGACTGGGAATtcaaaacagacacagatttgTATGAAtttgcaaaacacaaaacctaTCCCACCAGCCTTGCGTTTTCTTCTGATGGAAGGAAAATGGCCACAATTGCCTCTGACAGGAAAGTCCGGATCTTCCGTTTTCTGACAGGAAAACTGACGAGGGTGTTTGATGAATCATTAACG ATGTTCACAGAGTTGCAACAGATGAGGCAGCAGCTGCCTGACATGGAGTTTGGGCGACGAATGGCTTCggagagagagctggagaaaGTGGATGGTATCCGGTTGACAAATATCATCTTTGATGAGACCGGCCACTTTGTGCTCTACGGGACCATGCTGGGCATCAAGGTCATCAATGTGGAAACCAACAG ATGTGTGCGGATCCTCGGGAAGCTGGAGAACATTCGTGTGGTCCAGCTGAGTTTGTTTCAGGGCGTCGCAAAGGCCTCGCAGGTGGCCCCCACTGTGGAGATGAAGGCGTCTGATAATCCTGCCTTAGATAACTTAACGCCTGACCCCACCATATTCTGCACAGCCTTCAAGAAGAACCGCTTTTACATG tTCTCCAAAAGAGAACCGGAGGATACAAAGGGCGCCGACTCAGACCGAGACATCTTTAACGAGAAACCTTCCAAGGAAGAGGTTATGGCTGCGACTCAGGCCGAGGGCCCCAAGAGAGTGTCTGACAGTGCCATCATCCACACCACCATGGGAGACATCCACATCAAGCTCTTCCCAGTAGA ATGCCCAAAAACAGTGGAGAACTTCTGTGTTCACAGCAGGAATAGCTACTTTAACGGTCACATATTCCACAGAGTGATCAAG GGCTTTATGATTCAGACAGGAGACCCCACAGGCACAGGCATGGGAGGAGAGAGCATCTGGGGAGGAGAGTTTGAGGACGAGTTCCACGGGACGCTGAGGCACGACCGCCCGTACACGCTTAGTATGGCAAATGGAGGCCCCGGCACCAACGGCGCCCAGTTCTTCATCACTGTCGTACCCACT CCTTGGCTCGACAACAAGCACACTGTGTTTGGGAGATGTACAAAAGGCATGGAGGCCGTCCAGAGGATCTCCAATGTGAAAGTTAACCCCAAGACCGACAAACCATACGAAGACATCAGCATCATCAACATAACCATCAAGTGA